The sequence AAGAGGGTTAAGGATGCCTTGAAACGTGTGGGGATGGAGGGTTTTGAGAAGAAGCCGCCCCATCATTTGAGTGGTGGTCAGAAGAAGAGGGTTGCAATTGCAGGTATTCTTGCCATGGATCCCAAGATAATGGTTCTGGATGAGCCAACAAGTGGCCTGGACCCTAAGGGTGCCTCCCAGATAATGAGGTTGCTCTACGATCTTAACGAGGATGGGATGACCATTATCATATCAACCCACGACGTTGATCTGGTTCCCCTTTATGCATCCACGGTTTACATAATCAGTCACGGAAACATAATAAAGGAGGGTAACCCTCAGACTGTTTTCAGTGATGTTGAAACCATAAGAACGGCAAATCTCAGGCTTCCAAGAATAGCACACCTCATGGAGATACTCAACAAGGAGGATCATGTTTCCTTTGGCAAACCATACCCACTCACCATAGGCGAAGCAAGAAGAAAAATCCTGGAAGAGGTTGAAGATTAAATTTGATCCGATAATTGCCTTTAAAATCTATAATTGCATTGAAAAAGACCCAGAAGCTTAAAAATCAAAATTAAAAAAAATCTTTTTTTAAAAAAGGAGCAAATATTCTGTTAATGTTCGATGGATCAATGTGGTGCTAAATTGAATAAAAGTACAGTTTCAATATCAGAATGCAGATCCTACACCCTTCATGAAGTTCAAAGTGCTGTGGAAAAGTCATTAGATGGTATTGGAGGGATACAGTCCTTTGTAAAGCCTGGTGACACTGTACTCCTCAAACCCAACATGCTCCAGGCAAAATCTCCTGAAGTATTCATAACAACCCATCCTGCAGTTGTTGAAGCTGTTATAAACATTGTAAAAGATGCAGGTGCAGTACCAATGCTTGGAGATAGTCCTGGTGGTCCTGCAAGGGGAATGGAAAGATTTTGGGAGATCACAGGGTTTGCTGATGTCTGCAAACGTACAGACACGCAACTCGTTAACTTTGAGAAATCAGGGATCTATGAATTTGAAAGAAATGGGAGAACCTACAGAGTTGCAAGGCCTGTCCTTGACGCAGATGTGATAATCAACATGCCCAAGATCAAAACTCACGGACTCACTAAGTTCAGCTGTGCCATTAAAAACATCTATGGAGTTATTCCAGGACTTCAAAAAACTGAGTACCACAAATTGGCACCGAAGCCATCGGATTTTGCAGAGATAATCGTTGATGTATTTGCGCTTTCCAAACCCCACCTCAACATTATCGATGGAGTGATCGGAATGGATGGAATGGGACCTTCAGCTGGAAATCCCAAAGAGATAGGGGTTATAGTTGCATCTGACGATGCAGTTGCAGTAGACAGTATCCTCTGCCACTACCTGGGCAAAGATCCGATGGAAGTGCCCACAAACAGGATAGCATATGAACAGGGACTTGGAGAAGCCTCAATTGAAAATATAAACGTCTTGGGAGAATTTCCAATTGTTGATGCCTTTAAATGGCCTCTGAACGTTGCAGGTTCCATTGAAGTGGTTCCATCATTTATTTCAAGGGCTTTAATGAAATTGTACTATTCAAGACCTGCAATAAACCCAGATCTCTGCACGAACTGTAACACCTGTGTTCAAAGCTGCCCAACAGATGCGATCCTCGAGAAAAGACCCACACCCATTTTTGAATATGAGAGATGCATAAACTGCCTATGCTGCATGGAGATGTGCCCTGAAAAGGCAGTTTTTGATGATAAAAACAGTATTTACAGATTTATTTCCAGATTTTCAGGGTCTGATTAAATATTTACATTTATTTTTCTATTCATTCGTCATCTCATTGATTTGTTATTTTAAAGTACACTCCTTCTATTTTTTTAAATTAAAAATTGATGATAAATGTTAGGGTTTATAATTAAAAAATAAATTTTTACGACTTTAAAAAAATTTTAAAAAAATATTATCTCTTAAAATAAAATAGAGGTCTAAAACTAAATTTAAATCAATAAAAAAAAACGGATATAACTTAAAAAAATAATGAAAAAGATTTTAAAAAAAGAGTTTAAAGCTTATAAATGCACTGGATATTACTCTGCAACATTTATAGCTTTCATAGGGCATGATTTTGTGCAGAAACCGCATCCAATGCATTGCTTATCATCCACTTCAACTGTCCAGTCTTCTTCAATGGATATGGCCTTCACAGGGCACAGTGAAACGCACTCACCGCAGTCCACACATTTATCATCATCCTTTTTAACAACGTTTATCACAGGATCCAGGTGAATTCCGCTTTTCTCAAGGAATGCTATGCCTTCATCCCTCTGGGTTCCGCTTAACTCAATGAGCATCTTCCCACCCTTGGGTGTTATGTTTGCCTTGAGTATGTTGAAGGTTACATCGTAGTTTTTAATGAGATCCGAGATCACTGCCTTGTTCACGATATTCGGGGAAAAGTTTAACCATGCTTTCATAGTGACCCTCCATTTTTACCTCTTCTCTGACCGTTACAAATCAACATTGAAATATCCTCTGCTGTTATCATACCCTTCACCTTGTTGTCCTTATCGATGATTGGGAGTCCTGAAATTTCGTGTTTGTTCAGGCGCCTTGCCACCACATCCACAGATTCATCCTCCCGTGCTATCACAACCTTACGTGTCATAACATCTGCAAGTTTCTTTTTACCCTTTGCAACTGCATTTGCTATGTCCCATGAGGTTACAATACCTCGAAGTTTACCTTCACCATCAACAACAGGAAGGTGGTTTATGTTATTTTTAACCAGTTTCCCTGCAACATCCTCAACATCATCAGTTGGAAGGGCTGTTATCACAGGTTTGGTCCTCACGTTCTTCACAAGAATTGAAGGCTTCTTAATCTCAAGGGGTCTCACAGTGGAACCCTCAGACTGGAGCCTGGAAATAGGTTCTGTTAGGAAGAACTCCCCATTGTCTATCCAGGTTTTAAGTTCACCTGCAATCTTCCTGGCCTTCTTAAGTGACGACAGTGGTGAAGTTGGAACCTCCCTGCCGTTGAGTTCGATCTTACCGGTTTGAAGTTCCATGTAATTGGTTTTAAGGATTGTGGGTCTGCTCCTCCTTGGAACTCCATAATCCACAACGTTACACACGATCTCTTCGTTGCTTATACCTGTTCTCTGAGCTATATCTTCATTCAGGATGGGTATGGGTATTCCCACACCAACGTAGAGTGTTGGGCCGTACTTGGGCATGCTTGCACCTCTAACATACTCTGCATCCATCTGCTTCATGTCTCCCTTGAGCATGAGGGTACCTGCACCCCCTGTTGGAACACCATTTTCACGTTCAACATCGGTCTCGTGCTGGGTTCCCTCACCAATGATGTAACCCTCTGCACCGCAGAGGAATATACGACTTCCAAGACCAATGGTTTCAAAGTATGGATCATTCAGGAGTGGGCTGAGCTCTCCAGCACTTGAATAACTCACGTTACCCATTTTAGGCAGAAGTGTGCCCATGTATGTGTAGATGGTTTCATCTGTGGAGTTGGTTGCTGCAGCGTAGTTCTGGTATGAATTCCTTGGATTCACCATTATTGCCTGGTTCAATTTATCAAGGGTTAAACTGGTTTTAACCTCTGTAAGAGGATAACAATCAGTTCCGTAGGCCTCTGCAACAAATTCAATCTCCTTACCCCTTATGAGGTCTTCAATTATATGAGATCCACCGTAATCAAGACCAATTTCAGGGTTTCTGTTTGGTTGGGTTGCACCGATGTAAGCATCCACAGCTGCAAGTCCAGAGTAGGCTTCAACACCGTTCAGATATGTTTTGGACATTTTTATAGGAGGATCTGAATGTCCGAAGTTTAAGAATGCTCCTGAAGAGCACATAGCACCAAATGTCCCTGTTGTCACAACATCAACGTCACGTGCAGCTTCTCCTGCACCATTTTCCCTTACAATCTGGGTCATCTCTGCAGCAGTCACAACCACTGCATCTCCATCTTTGATTTTTTGGTTTATCTCCTTAACAGTTCTCATATTGTCACCTGGTGCTTTAATAAAAGGTAATTCAATTAAACACACTTACAATTCTATAAAAGTAATGAAATGGTGAAAATTAGAAATTACACCCATTCAATTTATATCCACGGTCTACTGTTAAGTTTTATAATATAAATTAGTTTTTATGATATGATCCTTTTAATGAATCCTCACTCAAATCAATATCAACCCCTTCCTGAATCCATCCTGTTAGTTTTATGAAAATTAATATTTTATGAAAAAAATCAACCTTAAAATCAATAAATTATAATGAAAGGAAGATCAAAGATTATACTCATTAAGATGAAGGTAGATACCATGGACGATCAATTAGACTTAGATTTACTGGAGAAAACAATTAATTCAATTGAAAAAAGAGCAGATTATGTGGATATAAGGGTTAATGAAACTTACAGCACTGCAATAATAATGAAAGATAGTAAGATCCAGGAAATCAGGTCTGGATCCGATCTCAGTGGATGTGTGAGGGTTTTAAAGGGTGGTGCATGGGGATTTGCATTCACAACCCAGATGGAAAGGATGGGGGAAGTGGCAGAGTCTGCACTGCGCCTTGCAGATTCAATAAAAAGTGATGTTGAACTTGCTGATGTTCCAACCGTGGTGGATAATGTTAAATCCCGTGCAAAACTCAAACCATCAGATGTTTCACTTGATGAGAAAAAAGAGGTAATGCAGGATGCAGATAAAGCTGCAAAACTTGAAAAGGTTGTGAGTACCAGTGTCAACTACGTTGATGCAGAGGGAAGAACAGCTTTCCTGAGCTCAGAGGGCTCAGCATTAACCCTCAATGAATCAAGGGTTGCAATGTTTTTAAATGCAGTGGCCTCAGAGAACGGCATGATACAGTTTGGACACAAAAGTATTGGGGGAGCAAAAGGCTTTGAAGCCATAAAAAATGAGGATTTGGAAAGCTTTGGAAGAACCGCCGCATCAAAGGCAGTGCGACTCCTCAATGCAAACACACCACCTTCAGGAAGTTTTCCTGTTGTTTTTGACTCAGAACTAACAGGAGTGTTCATACATGAAGCACTTGGACATGCTGCAGAGGCTGATCTTATACTTCAGAACGATTCAATACTCAAAGGAAAAATGGGCACCAGAATAGGCTCAGAACATGTTACAATAATCGATGACGCCAGCATGGATGCCTTCGGTTACTACCCCTACGATGCTGAGGGGGTTAAAACACGCAAAAACCTACTGGTTAATGATGGAATCCTCACATCCCTCATGAGTTCAAGGGAATCTGCATCCAAACTCGGAATTGAACCATCAGGAAATGCCAGATCCGCTGTTGGAGATCAGCCGGTGGTTCGTATGAGCAACACCTACCTGAAACCCGGTGATAAAAGCTTTGAAGAACTACTTGAAGGCATGAAGGATGGAATTTACCTCAAGGGTTCAAGGGGAGGACAGGTGGACACTGGAAAGGGAATATTCCAGTTCAACGCTGCAGAATCATTCACCATTAAGAATGGGGAAATTGGAGAGCCACTGCGTGATGTTTCACTGTCTGGAAACATTATGGAAACCCTGATGAACGTGGACGCCGTTGCATCTGACTTCAAACTGGGAGTTGGTTTCTGTGGAAAGGCAGGTCAAACAGTACCTGTTGGAGACGGCGGCCCCCACATAAGAGTTACAAAAGCAATGGTTGGAGGAGCAATGTAATGAAACCAGATAGATCTGGAGAACTGAAAGAAAATACAGAAGAGAAAAAACTGGAAACAAACCTTCTATCAAATGAAGATGGAGAAACAATAGTAAAAATTGCACGAAAAACCATAGAAACCTACCTCAACGAAAAGAGGATCCTCGAAGTTCCAGAGGACATCGATGAGAAGCTGAAGGAGTTCCGGGGTGTTTTTGTAACCCTGGAAGAGAAGGGAGATCTCAGGGGATGTATAGGTTACCCTGAACCTGTAATGCCCCTCATAGAAGCTCTTATCGATGCAGCCATATCTGCAGCAACAAGGGATCCACGTTTTCCACCTGTAACTTTAAGGGAATTTGAAGATATCACTGTTGAAGTGAGTGTACTCACAAAACCCGAGATCATCCGGGTTGAAAATCCAAAGGAGTACATCGAAAACGTTGAGATTGGTAGAGATGGGTTGATAGTTGAAATTGGACCGTACAAAGGACTTTTACTTCCTCAGGTTGCAGTTGAATGGTGCTGGAATGCTGAAGAGTTTCTCTCCAACACCTGTATGAAAGCAGGGCTTCAACCCGACTGCTGGCTTGCTGATGATGTGAAGATATACAGGTTCCACTCCCAGATATTCAATGAACAATAAGAATACATGGGAATGTCATATAGTTTTTAAAGGGCTATTTAATCTGTATACTGAATTCCATCCTTTCATATTCTAATTTTAAAAAAAGAAGGTAAGTTGTGCATTGGTACTGAATTAATCAGTTTATATAATATATTATTGTAATTCAATG is a genomic window of Methanobacterium congolense containing:
- a CDS encoding 4Fe-4S dicluster domain-containing protein, which produces MKAWLNFSPNIVNKAVISDLIKNYDVTFNILKANITPKGGKMLIELSGTQRDEGIAFLEKSGIHLDPVINVVKKDDDKCVDCGECVSLCPVKAISIEEDWTVEVDDKQCIGCGFCTKSCPMKAINVAE
- a CDS encoding TldD/PmbA family protein, whose product is MDDQLDLDLLEKTINSIEKRADYVDIRVNETYSTAIIMKDSKIQEIRSGSDLSGCVRVLKGGAWGFAFTTQMERMGEVAESALRLADSIKSDVELADVPTVVDNVKSRAKLKPSDVSLDEKKEVMQDADKAAKLEKVVSTSVNYVDAEGRTAFLSSEGSALTLNESRVAMFLNAVASENGMIQFGHKSIGGAKGFEAIKNEDLESFGRTAASKAVRLLNANTPPSGSFPVVFDSELTGVFIHEALGHAAEADLILQNDSILKGKMGTRIGSEHVTIIDDASMDAFGYYPYDAEGVKTRKNLLVNDGILTSLMSSRESASKLGIEPSGNARSAVGDQPVVRMSNTYLKPGDKSFEELLEGMKDGIYLKGSRGGQVDTGKGIFQFNAAESFTIKNGEIGEPLRDVSLSGNIMETLMNVDAVASDFKLGVGFCGKAGQTVPVGDGGPHIRVTKAMVGGAM
- a CDS encoding DUF362 domain-containing protein, with the translated sequence MNKSTVSISECRSYTLHEVQSAVEKSLDGIGGIQSFVKPGDTVLLKPNMLQAKSPEVFITTHPAVVEAVINIVKDAGAVPMLGDSPGGPARGMERFWEITGFADVCKRTDTQLVNFEKSGIYEFERNGRTYRVARPVLDADVIINMPKIKTHGLTKFSCAIKNIYGVIPGLQKTEYHKLAPKPSDFAEIIVDVFALSKPHLNIIDGVIGMDGMGPSAGNPKEIGVIVASDDAVAVDSILCHYLGKDPMEVPTNRIAYEQGLGEASIENINVLGEFPIVDAFKWPLNVAGSIEVVPSFISRALMKLYYSRPAINPDLCTNCNTCVQSCPTDAILEKRPTPIFEYERCINCLCCMEMCPEKAVFDDKNSIYRFISRFSGSD
- a CDS encoding ATP-binding cassette domain-containing protein, with translation MNVIETREIIYEYPDGTKALENVNFKAEDGKIVALLGPNGAGKSTLFLHFNGILRPTSGEVVVNGHPVSYNKKDLMKLRQNVGIVFQNPDDQLFAPTVMEDVAFGPMNMGLSRDEVEKRVKDALKRVGMEGFEKKPPHHLSGGQKKRVAIAGILAMDPKIMVLDEPTSGLDPKGASQIMRLLYDLNEDGMTIIISTHDVDLVPLYASTVYIISHGNIIKEGNPQTVFSDVETIRTANLRLPRIAHLMEILNKEDHVSFGKPYPLTIGEARRKILEEVED
- a CDS encoding TIGR00296 family protein produces the protein MKPDRSGELKENTEEKKLETNLLSNEDGETIVKIARKTIETYLNEKRILEVPEDIDEKLKEFRGVFVTLEEKGDLRGCIGYPEPVMPLIEALIDAAISAATRDPRFPPVTLREFEDITVEVSVLTKPEIIRVENPKEYIENVEIGRDGLIVEIGPYKGLLLPQVAVEWCWNAEEFLSNTCMKAGLQPDCWLADDVKIYRFHSQIFNEQ
- a CDS encoding homocysteine biosynthesis protein, with protein sequence MRTVKEINQKIKDGDAVVVTAAEMTQIVRENGAGEAARDVDVVTTGTFGAMCSSGAFLNFGHSDPPIKMSKTYLNGVEAYSGLAAVDAYIGATQPNRNPEIGLDYGGSHIIEDLIRGKEIEFVAEAYGTDCYPLTEVKTSLTLDKLNQAIMVNPRNSYQNYAAATNSTDETIYTYMGTLLPKMGNVSYSSAGELSPLLNDPYFETIGLGSRIFLCGAEGYIIGEGTQHETDVERENGVPTGGAGTLMLKGDMKQMDAEYVRGASMPKYGPTLYVGVGIPIPILNEDIAQRTGISNEEIVCNVVDYGVPRRSRPTILKTNYMELQTGKIELNGREVPTSPLSSLKKARKIAGELKTWIDNGEFFLTEPISRLQSEGSTVRPLEIKKPSILVKNVRTKPVITALPTDDVEDVAGKLVKNNINHLPVVDGEGKLRGIVTSWDIANAVAKGKKKLADVMTRKVVIAREDESVDVVARRLNKHEISGLPIIDKDNKVKGMITAEDISMLICNGQRRGKNGGSL